Genomic window (Eublepharis macularius isolate TG4126 chromosome 6, MPM_Emac_v1.0, whole genome shotgun sequence):
CATGGCAAAGTGAAGTTTTTGGAATAAACAGAAGCTGTTACAGTAATTTGCTGAAACCCAAAGACAGAGGCAGTAGCTTGGTCTTTGACACAGCACCACTCAAACAACACTCTCTCTTACCTGTGCAGGTGTGTCTGTTTCATTAATTGGTTGTCCATCAAATCTGAATCTAATCTGCCTCATCGACAAACCCTGTAATACGAAAGTTAATATGTGACACTCTCATCACAGAATCCACATGAAAGAAACTGTAGTTCAGTTTAAAGTGGATATTGCTCAAAATCAATTTCTGCAAACACAAACTTACAATTGATTGATGGCACACACATTTTACAAGTCTGTTTCAGCTAAATAGAACTGCCCCCAAGCAACATTTCTGCATGCTCTTATTAATCTAAGCACAAAATAATTATGGCAATATCTTATTGGCCCAATGTAAAGCTGGCTCCACAGAAGCAGCTGGCTTCCATAAATACTGAACATATACATATAAAATGCTTCATGCTGACAGGAAAATGGTCACAATTTCATATTCTTTTCCCTCTTGTAGTCTCCAAATTAGAATAAATTTAGCACGCACTGAATAAAGAATGTTTTGTGATATTCCTGTTTAACTATGCAGAGCAGCAGAGACACTGTGCAGTGTCAGGATTTCATTGGCTTCTGGTGTTAGCATTCCTATTTTAAACATAAGCTGAGGAAGAATTACAGTGATAGAAACACTTCCAAATGAAGTTCCAGGCATATGGTAATCAATGCAATAGTGACATGGAAATTCAGCCTCACTTCAGAAGTACATTGAAGACTGTGTTTCAAGTGCAAAAGCTCTCTCCAGTTTAATGGAATTTGACTCTACATCTTCTCTAATGTCATAAGCCTCAAGAAAACATTACCTTTCACCATCAAAAAATTTTTATACATAAGCCCTTTAACAACACATTGTCATTTTTTTGTATGTGATGATATACAAGACCATAATGTACAAAATATATAGATCAACAGGTCTACACATTTACCTGTCTCTCACAATAAGCCTTCATCAGTTTACTCAGCGGTGTgtgcctttttattttaaattggaCCACGGATCCATCCTGACCAGCTACTTTTAAATTGATATGGTCGTTTTCTGTTTTTACTCCTTCCTGAAAAATAAGATAAAAGAACACATTAACATATAGCAAAAACTATATATAAGGTCAATGGATatacttgggccagtcacacattctcagcctaacgtacctgATAGGGTTTttatgagtataaaatggaggagagaataatgatataaagccactttggttcccattagggagaaaggaagggtacaaatgaagtaataaataaaactgaaagaCAGGATATATCAGAGACAGAAGTAGGCAGAATGTTGTATGCTATTTCCAGATTTCATTAAAGACACCTAGAAACAGCTACTAGTAGCAGGGAATTTCTACTATctcatagtagaaaagagcaagagtccagtagcacctataagactaacaaaattagtggtagggtatgagcttttagccacagctcatttcttcagatacagctagaatatgagttCATCTGTCCGTacattttggagagtggagtaatTACAAAAGtcgaatgacaatagctggtaaATTACAATGACAGGAGTGACTGAATaggatggggtatgcagaggggtagtgggtgtggagaaatacCCTCTACCCTACCCTATTcaataccccaccctattcaatcacgcctgccattgtcattcatcggctattatcattcggcttctacATGTCATATAGATTTGTTTTAGCATTATCTAGATCTGTATTGGATTACCTTCCTATCCCTGTTCTCCTGAAAAGTGAGGAAAAACTGACCCACAGACATGGAGAAAACAGGATAATCTTTGTTTTCAATGAGCTACAATACCATGGTCCACATCATCCAGAGATCAATTGCTCATTATTGTATTATGCCCCCACTTGTaattttatataaactgcaatGTATGCTCAGTGTTGCAACCATTTTTGCCCCCAAAAACAGCGAATAAGAAAATGAAATCAAATAAACTGAAAATGATATTTACTTAATTTTCTTGTCTCCATGTTGTCTTTGCTGCTGTTCAATGCCTGCACTGCATAATAAAAATCCtcaataaaaagttttaaaaaatgtatcttaTCACATGTTTAATGTAACTCCGAAATTTTGTAGGGCCTATCTGATGTAAAAATCAGAGTCTCAAGGCACATTGTTTGAAGAAGGGAAGTTCGGCATGTGCACTCATAGATATTAGAATAGGGGACTACTCTGCCTTTATGTGTTTTTACAGCCCTTATACTATTTAAGGAAAAATACTTACATCTCttccaacaaaaacaaaatcattacagATCTATTACAGTATAAAGTGATAATCTGCAAAATGATCAAAACAGATGCTTTCACACTAGCTTTTTTTCTCCAGTATTGTCTGTGATTGATCATTCATTTATTCTCAAGAATCCAGTATTCTCCCCTCAAATAgctataccagttttccctcaggtGTCATCTCAAATGTTGATTTATAAACATTTGTGGAGCTTCAAGCACACCGTAGCACTATCTTTTAAGGGTTTCACAATTCTTCCTCATTTTGTCCTGAAACTGTAGGACAGCTGAGGTGAAAGGGAATGTCACTTTTCAATCTGTAACAGGACTTTTTATTGAAAAATTGGTTGAGAAGGCTCTCCCTATAATTTCAAAGCAAAAAGTAGCAACAAGTTCTGGAGCTCTTAGGTTGATGAAATCCCAGCAGGGATGAAACTGAAAATGAGGAAGCACTTTAATTATATTTCACATTCTCTAAATGCAAAACCATATCTAACACCAAAAAATTCCAAAATACATAGCATCAGCTTCATACCACTAGCACATTTATGCAAATTAGAACAGTTCCTCAACTGTattcagggtggataaaaatcaatgattttttttaaaaaaataaaaaaacggatttttttaaataaaatgctttttgaggaaaatatattaccatccaaaggttattccatcatgaaataaagattagtttttaattatgtagaataaggctgtatatgtttaatttttttggtaaataaattccattaatccattcacaatgtcatgctcttccagaggtttttgtaagattattgggcagtttctctgcctacaagatatgatcacagatgcttggttttgcagttctcaaaactgaatttgtgtcagctcagcagagatcacatgcctcttcttcacagcaaaaatgttataacatgaacagagttgagaaaaagaccttaatcctattgttctacaaacctatgaagacagaatcaaccccctcagtgctaagtttcaagaagttcagtgaatagaaacaatctttttctgattgtttggagtggaatagatctgcacaagaagaaactaagtgtgaggagggaggggcaagcagtacaaaatgaaagtgaaactttttgagcacaatactgcacaagtctttggatcttttgtgtgtatgacctgaggtttatcacattctttccttggaggaaaaaacctataatggcagcaggccgtaaaagagacccagtttgggaatactttaatgaagttcctttacctatcggtaaggcaggcatctacttgcatattaaagttataccagcaagaattagtctttatgtagaaaactatgatttaaatcaagccttaatgactagtgatttaaatcgtgatttaaatcagtttgatttaaatcaaatccaccctgactGTATTATCTGGAATTTATATTTAAATACGCTGAAGAGTCCAGAACCTAATCTCCATGCAAAGCATAAACTCTACCACAAGCAACTAATTCGGACTGCAATTCAGagttgccaatttttaaaaaaatataccacCTCAGCATTTAACCTCACCAGTTCCAACTGTTTGCAGCAGGAGGGAGATAAACTTCCAAATGACAACAGGCACCATCACAGTTGTCCAAGAGCTGCTGCAGAAAGCTTACAAACATTACCTGTGACCTGCACTATATCTTGGAAATTTCCCGCCTCCCATCTGTCCAACCAATGAAGAATGGGAAAATGCCTGTTAGCTGAAACTCTTGCCATCCTGGATGAACTGATGACACCAATTCACTGTCTCGTATTCAAACACCACATAACTGGAGTACCTactgaagtgaactctgactccaTGGAAGTCTCCTCGGGAATAAATTTTGTAAGtatttttaaaggtgctactagactcctgTATAAGTTTGCTATAAAACCTTTAAGCATACAATATTCTTGATACCCAGAGATTATGTATAGGTTCCGCACCATATGAACACCACCAAGCACGTTACCATCCGCCTGAGTGCCAATATCAGAACTAGTGAATGAGGATCTCACGTGAATCCGTAACGACCAGCTGCAACCAGAATCTGAATAAGTTCAGTGGCACATACTGCTGAAgaataagattcaagtccagttgcatGTTAGAAGAGACCAACTCCcgaaggaagctctgactttcaaaagctcctgccctggaagtcctgttggtctctaaggcactaTTGGGACCGAATCCTGCTTTTTCTACTgaaacttgcttctgagtaagcatgcacaGGATGATCTCAACTACCTCACGTTGACTGCGCTGCGAACCTCCGACAAACTGCCCGAGCGCGAACCCTTTCGAGACCATCTGCCCGAAGCGACTCTTAGTCCGTGAACGCTTCCCCTACCATCATCATGCCAATGAGTTGTTTTCAAGGGGCCGCTTTCTTTCCAAAAAGGAAGTCACGGGCAGCCTTCCATGGGAGGCGAGACCGGCCTCCCGCGCTCCGGCTCCCTCTTCTTCCCTTGACAATGGGGACTCcgcgcggggcggggcggggcgaggAAGGGCCGGAGCTGGCCCAGAGCGCGGCCTAGGCGGGCGCCCAGCCGACCACGGCGAGAGCGCGAAGGAAGCGCGCGACGGGCCGCCCCCTCTCCAGTCCCCTCCTTCCGGGTGAGGCGGGTCCGGGTCTCGCTCACAACCGGGGCGGGGGAACGTCCGCCCGAGGCCTAGACTGGAACCGGAGGGAAGGCTGGCTGTGCAGCGGACGAGCCCAATGACGGGCTTGGAGGAGCTGCGAAAGGACCGCCCGCCCGGCCCTCCTGCCGGGCCTGGGCCGTAGCCGCGAGGAAGAAGGGAAGACGGGCGCGGGCAGGGTGCAAGAGGGGCTCCTCCCGGCCGCTCTCCTCCTCGCCCGTTACCTTGGGCTTCTCCTCGGACATGGCGCCGCGTCAGGCTGAGACCTCTCGGGGGGCGACTCCACACGAGCTCCGCTCCCGTTTCTTCTAGCGCTGGCTCTCCCGCTCTCCGCAACCGCCCGCGAGCACGCGCTTCGCGCCCCAGAATCTTCGGCTCTCGGTTGGTTCCGGAGGGGTCACGTGGGGGCGCACGCTCTCGACGCGCGCTCCCGAGCGATGCTCTCCTCGGGAGCGCGCTTTGTCGGGCGGCGGAGGAGATGGCGCCGAACGTGCGTCATCGCCGGCTAGAGGGAGAGTGCCTGAGCAGGGAGGGGCGGCTCCTCAGAAATGGTGGGTTGTACCAAGCCGCCTGCTCTCTTGCGGATTGCTGAGACCTGCTCAAACATACGCCATCCATGGATGCCTCTCTCACACGCAGGGACACGAACACATACTCACTCAGAGACATGtttgtcatttccatttccatacATTTCATTCAAAAGGAGTCTGGAagcaatttgtaaaaaaaaaacatagattaaacaaataaaatatggcAGGCGGCTTCACCTCTTTTGTCCCCCTGAGGTTTCACAGATATGCTGTGCCTCCCATCTACTTAATAATTTTGAGGTCTGAGTTTACAGTGCAGTGATCCCACTGAGTTCACTGGGTTACTGTGTGTAGGATAGCAGTCTGAGTGATGCTGAGCTACTGTGCTTCTGTTTCAGGAATATCATAAATCATGTCCCAGTATTCAAACCACAATATCCTTTCTCCCAGCCACAGCACACAAAGGTCAAAGCTGCATGTGGTGGTCTTGACAATCTGACAGTATCAAGAATCCTTTGAAGTATAGGTTGAACAACTCCGTTTTTCAGTGTTCACAAGTGGGAGATCAAGGACCTCAACTTAATATCAACTAGAAATTAGGCACAGTAATATCTTTATGGCGGTAAGATGCAATAAGCAAGTTAGGGTGTATAGGCCTTCAGACAAAGTCTCTGAATTCTAAGTAGCAGATGAAAGCTACCCAGTAAACCAACAGTTGAGACAAAATCCTCTTGTAAAAAACCTTAGGCTTGGACTACATAGACACTAGACCCTTGTTTGAAATTTCAATGGAATTTCAAGAGAAGCACACATTGTTCAGTCTTACTAGCACATGACACATCTTGTCCAATAGATCAAAGGAACCACTTAGGCATTGGATGAAAGTTCTTACATGTGGCAAATGAGTCTTTGAAACAGAAATGGGCGGGGGGTTTACAAAGCTTATGTTTGTGGCACATAAACATTCTTTGTTCTCTGCTCTCTCCTTGTAATACTACAATTACACTTGGAGAAGAATCTCAGTCCCTTTCCATAGTCCTAACTGCCTCTGATTAATGTTAAGTATTTTCACAATATAGCTAAAAAGAGCATCATATTACTAAACTCTTTCATGCACAATGGTTTCTTTGACTCTACTTTCTAACCATTCATAATGGTTCTCAAACTCTAATTCATGTTCACCCTAAAGCTAAACTTTTTTGTAGGAGGCCAAACTCCAAGGTGACCCCTGGCCAATGTCTTTTGAAAAAGCCTGCCTGCCCCAAACAACTCACCTCCCATCACTCAGTGCAACAGCCCAGCTGCTCCATAACAGGTTGGATTCCATAATCTGAACATCTTGTGTTCTCCTCCCCACAACAGGTCCTTCCAACCTCTTGCAACAACTATTGTCCTCAGGCTACCACCTACTGACTGTTTCCCCACATAAGGTAGCCCACCTGGCATTAACCAGAGCCCATTCTTTATCACCACACTTTGTAGAGCAGGCTTCCTGAGATGATGAGGGAAGTGCTGTCAATAGAGATTTTCTGGAGACTCtgtaaggccattttatttgccaggggTTTAAACTGGATATTACAGGAACGTTTTTAGGGACAggtgttatggggggggggtattttggatattttaaattatgtttttgttacatgtaagccatcttgagccatGAGGAAATATAAGATATAAGAATTTTAGtgaatataattattttaataagcCCTAGAAAgttaattcaaggttttggctatcactacacccttcatagccttggcccctcatatcagCAGGACTGCCTCCTCCGcttggccatggcagcttcactcagtctgaacagggccttctgcaggtgccaccctgcagtcAAATAAAATGAAGAGCTGCCTATGAACATGCATTAACTCTAGtgtcccccaccttatggaacagactGCCTAAAGAGGTCAAGAACACCCCCCAgcctcctgactttctgcaaactatgcaaaaccaaattactgAGGGCCTTCATCCACAAGTAATAGGGCTATGATCTAAGTAAATGGTTCTGAAAGATACAGTATACCACTATGTGTTGCCTGTTACTGCAAGTATGCCcttactggatagtttctgtggTGTTAGTATGTCATATagatttgtttcagcattttctaGCTCTGTGTTGGattaccttgagtctcagtgagaaaggcagactataaataatgtaaataaagaaaaataacttCCTAGGATCCATGCAGACGAACAAGCAAAGGGGGTTTACATTGAGGAAGGAGagcggagaggggagggggaacactTCTGTTCTTCTGGCTTTTTAACACGAGTAGACTGAACGCTAACTTGAAAAACCTGATCTGCAATATTTTGTCCAAGAGGGGAAAAGGTTGTAGGATAACCTTGGAGCATTAACAGAGTACAAATTAAACACCATCTAAAGTTGTGATGTTTACAGAGCTCGCTGCAAGTGATGTGTCACTTCTCCACAATTCAAAGGATCCTCTCCTCCTGGAAGCAGCCATTCTTCATGTACCTCCCATCTATGTAGGTGAAGTGAGATGGGGAGGGACTATGGATAGGATCCTCAGTGGTAGTGTTGTATTTATGGAATTATCTCCCCAAATGATTAATTTGGCCCTTTTGATGCATGCATTTTAGAAGCAACGACCTTTCTTTCCACTTGATGGATTTTCAGCCTTCCTATGATCATGTTTTGATGCCTCTAATATGGTTACATTGTTTTCAACTGCTAAGAAATTTTAATTTTTCAGGTTACTGGAACTTTTAAAGTTTATTCCGGCTTAATTTTCATAATTTATTTCTTGTTGACAACTACTTTGAATCAATCAGAGAAGTAGAGCAGAATTTTAAATAAATTCCTTATAGCAGGTACAGCACAAGAGAATGAACCTCAGGAAATGGCGTAAAACAACAGGTGCGTTTAAAGTAAACAGGGAACACTAAGAGTTAAGGAAGGGCAACATAAATACAGTAAGATGGTTGAGGGATATAAAAGAAAAAGATTGAACATATCACAAGATAGAACAGGTAACTTGTGAGGAAAAAAGTGGAGCAGCATGATTTAAATTGTGAGCAAAATAAATTTGAGGGCTGAATAGCTGAGGAAAAGATTAGAATCAGTCAGAAACTAAAATAAGCAGGGACGAATGGTCACTTGTATTAGTATTTAGTAGTTAACTTAAAAGAAATGAGCAAAGCAATATTAtacagaaaaaagcaagaattcaTATGAATAGAAGACTAAAACATACCTAAGCTATGAATTTGCTAAGAAGAGTAAAAGAAAGGATTACTGAAGGAGAAACAAACAGTGAAAGGGACAGTTTACAGGGGAAAGACACGAAGCTGTTTACTGTATGTTAAATTTAAACTGGCAAGTGATCAAGCTAACAGGCAATGAATTCACATTAGAAACGTAGCATCAGATATATACTGTAAACAATACACATGAAACTTCGAAGACACAATACTTCAGCCTACACCACTAAGGTTTAAAACTTTT
Coding sequences:
- the LOC129332539 gene encoding small ubiquitin-related modifier 3 isoform X2, whose product is MSEEKPKEGVKTENDHINLKVAGQDGSVVQFKIKRHTPLSKLMKAYCERQGLSMRQIRFRFDGQPINETDTPAQLEMEDEDTIDVFQQQTGGMW
- the LOC129332539 gene encoding small ubiquitin-related modifier 3 isoform X1, whose protein sequence is MVSKGFALGQFVGGSQRSQREEGVKTENDHINLKVAGQDGSVVQFKIKRHTPLSKLMKAYCERQGLSMRQIRFRFDGQPINETDTPAQLEMEDEDTIDVFQQQTGGMW
- the LOC129332539 gene encoding small ubiquitin-related modifier 3 isoform X3 — encoded protein: MMMEGVKTENDHINLKVAGQDGSVVQFKIKRHTPLSKLMKAYCERQGLSMRQIRFRFDGQPINETDTPAQLEMEDEDTIDVFQQQTGGMW